The Amblyomma americanum isolate KBUSLIRL-KWMA chromosome 5, ASM5285725v1, whole genome shotgun sequence genome window below encodes:
- the LOC144132525 gene encoding sulfotransferase ssu-1-like, which produces MARPLTREIAGMKWSHYFSEASVRSALAYQAQPDDVFIVSYPKCGTTWLQYLVYNIYSGGVPPRDREQFWDNTPFLEMRGAERSIQRTKPGAIKTHLPFDRQPYNPQARYLYITRNPFDCCVSYYYHTKHLPGYCFSKGTFDEFFELFVTGDLEYGDYFDHVLSWYPHRADSNVLFLTYEELKKDTAAAVTKIAAFLGDEYKDRLHREPGLVSRILEAAALNNMKKIFNSCDFAAKDEKNGSTGEELKPAEVKDLSLEELIRAPMTGEFVRKGAVGDWKAHMSPAQVQRVLERIKVKTAGSDVMDLWKDTDIPR; this is translated from the exons ATGGCCCGTCCGCTGACCCGCGAGATCGCGGGTATGAAGTGGAGCCACTACTTCTCCGAGGCGTCCGTCCGCTCAGCTCTTGCGTACCAGGCCCAGCCGGACGATGTGTTCATCGTCAGCTACCCAAAGTGTGGCACCACCTGGCTCCAGTACCTCGTCTACAACATATACAG TGGCGGCGTGCCTCCGCGGGACCGCGAGCAGTTCTGGGACAACACACCGTTCCTGGAGATGCGCGGTGCAGAGCGCTCAATCCAAAGGACCAAGCCTGGCGCCATCAAGACGCACCTGCCGTTCGACAGGCAGCCATACAACCCTCAGGCCAG GTACCTATACATCACGCGCAACCCGTTCGACTGCTGCGTCTCCTACTACTACCACACCAAGCATCTGCCCGGCTACTGCTTCAGCAAAGGAACCTTCGACGAGTTCTTCGAGCTGTTCGTGACGGGCGACCTCGAGTACGGGGACTACTTCGACCACGTTCTCTCGTGGTATCCGCACCGCGCGGACTCCAACGTGCTGTTCCTCACCTACGAGGAGCTCAAGAAGGACACCGCAGCCGCGGTGACCAAGATCGCCGCCTTCTTGGGCGACGAGTACAAAGACAGGCTGCACCGGGAGCCGGGGCTGGTCAGCCGCATCCTAGAAGCAGCGGCACTGAACAATATGAAGAAGATCTTCAACTCGTGCGACTTCGCCGCAAAAGACGAG AAGAATGGGTCGACCGGTGAAGAACTCAAGCCAGCAGAGGTGAAAGATCTGAGCCTGGAGGAGCTTATCCGGGCACCGATGACCGGCGAGTTTGTTCGAAAGGGTGCCGTGGGTGACTGGAAGGCACACATGTCCCCCGCACAGGTGCAGAGGGTCCTCGAGCGAATAAAGGTCAAGACAGCCGGCAGCGACGTTATGGACCTGTGGAAGGACACCGACATCCCCCGGTGA